ACGCGCCGCTGGGCCGACCGCAAGCATGACCGCTGGGAGTCCTCCCTCTGGATCATGGACGCGGATGGCGGGCGGAACCGCTTCCTGGTGAACGGCTCCGAGGCGCGCTGGTCGGCGGACGGCACGCGCATGCTGTACCTAGCCAAGGGCGAGCCGGAGGGCACCCAGCTCTTTGTGCGCTGGATGGACGCGGAGGGCGCGACCACGCAGATCACGCGCGTGGCCAAACCGCCGCAGAAC
This sequence is a window from Gemmatimonadota bacterium. Protein-coding genes within it:
- a CDS encoding PD40 domain-containing protein; translated protein: MRALLRCLLPLASPLLLAAPSAAQEKPSDTLLTVQHYLDWETVADPQLSPDGRQIVYTRRWADRKHDRWESSLWIMDADGGRNRFLVNGSEARWSADGTRMLYLAKGEPEGTQLFVRWMDAEGATTQITRVAKPPQN